Proteins from a genomic interval of Rhipicephalus microplus isolate Deutch F79 chromosome 6, USDA_Rmic, whole genome shotgun sequence:
- the LOC119168671 gene encoding neprilysin-1, translating to MADARKASVTSTASKSSSSAKSTSSKDSGKVKKPKKSRVAEDGKAADGWDEPAAPPGAVPAQPGPSKEPLKAAKSKGKPCVTPEPPQQPQLPEAHGPRRESAKVAFITEKTSLWTTEAGALLRTAPTTVARLHPRKSISAKGQYVEASAKAEAEAMYRGKVIMLFVVPTITVLLILMAVLIYIVTMEKPRIRVDTCRSDDCAAFGEELYAAINWSIDPCQDFHAFVCGGWDDPRRQTTTESRMVAAALDIAIEEAKEDLARQGKAPQQRSKATQFFESCLIASTQKQHNLKEFADLRRSLGLSWPEHDPRHAAHPLDIMVNLALNWEMNFFFDVSAVAVRQSVALLVSRGRLDNVWEEKLRAVRTVEAYESYVNNYYDVLKITGSQAGVTAAELLDIENTILKAKFEFMYGSPRQDWFQVSALDGKTPSVPAGLWLTLLRKHDKQYNWTGDDTVIVEDVKILENLDHLLRALGHDKLTTGISWMFIQTHLWAVYGAPSLRFGGTERELVKMQERGCVEYVGSRLGLLGWAKMLTHSYRDKEGGQHVTNFFHRIKDQAKGLIRNLSWMDSNSKEMVYAKLNSMSYVLLPNGSFFSAKKREELYSAFPDMGGNTFVTNLVNASKVFQRLRNQKHFADVYNIRMVPRYGRELYLYLPNSMAIALVTLSPPMYYEDATLAIKYGAIGSFAARQMARAFDEIGVTVDDTGKRQAWLGAEAAATYERKANCDVLAGSDSTAWHPMRALPVMPGLEIAFEAFVSAVAGDYRALIDFKVLHLEMFTDLQIFFLAYCYSICSKRPQTMRDECNVPAMNSPIFAEVFHCPVKSPMNPPNKCTFFDR from the exons ATGGCCGACGCGAGGAAGGCCAGCGTGACCTCTACAGCCAGCAAGTCTTCCTCGTCCGCGAAGTCTACTTCTTCCAAGGACAGCGGGAAGGTCAAGAAACCGAAAAAGTCGCGAGTTGCCGAAGACGGCAAG GCTGCGGATGGCTGGGATGAACCGGCAGCGCCACCAGGAGCAGTGCCTGCGCAGCCTGGTCCTTCTAAAGAACCACTAAAGGCTGCCAAATCAAAAGGAAAG CCCTGTGTCACACCGGAACCACCCCAGCAGCCTCAACTCCCTGAAGCGCACGGCCCACGCAGAGAGTCTGCAAAGGTGGCCTTTATAACTGAGAAG ACTTCACTCTGGACGACGGAAGCTGGTGCTCTGCTCCGAACAGCGCCTACCACTGTTGCCCGCCTGCATCCGAGGAAATCAATTAGCGCTAAAGGACAG tacgtcgaagcaagtgcgaaagctgAAGCAGAGGCCATGTACCGCGGCAAGGTGATCATGCTGTTCGTCGTCCCGACGATCACCGTCTTGCTCATCCTGATGGCGGTGCTCATCTACATCGTCACCATGGAAAAGCCCCGAATACGCGTGGATACGTGCCGGAGCGACGACTGTGCAGCCTTTGGTGAGGAGCTTTACGCTGCCATCAACTGGTCCATCGACCCATGCCAAGACTTCCACGCGTTCGTGTGCGGTGGTTGGGATGATCCTCGGCGCCAAACGACGACCGAATCACGAATGGTAGCCGCTGCATTAGACATTGCGATCGAGGAAGCCAAAGAAGACCTGGCGCGGCAAGGTAAAGCACCGCAACAGCGCAGCAAGGCTACGCAGTTCTTCGAAAGCTGCCTCATTGCCAGCACGCAGAAGCAGCACAACCTAAAAGAGTTCGCTGATCTCCGGCGCTCCCTGGGTCTCTCATGGCCCGAGCATGATCCTAGACACGCAGCCCACCCTCTCGACATCATGGTAAACCTGGCGCTGAACTGGGAAATGAATTTCTTCTTCGATGTCAGTGCAGTTGCCGTGCGCCAGTCCGTCGCCCTGCTTGTCTCCCGCGGTCGCCTAGATAACGTCTGGGAGGAGAAGTTGCGCGCTGTGAGGACGGTCGAAGCATATGAGAGCTACGTAAATAATTATTACGATGTTCTAAAGATCACCGGCTCGCAAGCTGGCGTGACCGCCGCAGAGCTGCTCGATATTGAGAACACCATACTCAAAGCTAAGTTTGAGTTTATGTACGGCTCTCCTCGCCAAGACTGGTTCCAAGTGAGCGCCCTAGATGGAAAGACGCCATCAGTTCCAGCAGGATTGTGGCTTACTCTTTTAAGGAAGCATGACAAGCAGTACAACTGGACCGGCGACGACACGGTGATTGTCGAGGATGTCAAGATACTGGAGAACCTCGACCACTTGCTGAGGGCCCTGGGTCATGACAAGCTGACCACCGGAATATCCTGGATGTTTATACAGACGCACCTCTGGGCTGTTTATGGGGCTCCTTCACTGCGATTCGGTGGCACAGAGAGAGAACTGGTAAAGATGCAAGAACGCGGCTGCGTAGAATACGTCGGATCTCGTCTGGGGCTGCTCGGCTGGGCAAAGATGCTTACCCACAGCTATCGCGACAAAGAGGGTGGACAGCACGTGACCAATTTCTTCCATCGAATCAAAGACCAAGCGAAGGGCCTCATTAGAAATCTCAGCTGGATGGACTCCAATAGCAAGGAAATGGTCTACGCTAAGTTGAACAGTATGTCTTACGTCTTACTTCCAAATGGAAGCTTCTTCAGCGCGAAAAAGAGGGAGGAACTGTACAGCGCATTTCCAGACATGGGCGGCAACACCTTCGTGACGAACCTGGTGAACGCGTCCAAAGTTTTCCAGCGGCTGCGCAATCAGAAACATTTCGCGGACGTGTACAACATTCGCATGGTTCCGCGCTATGGTCGGGAGCTTTACCTGTATTTACCGAACTCAATGGCAATCGCGTTAGTGACCCTTAGCCCGCCGATGTACTACGAGGACGCTACGCTGGCGATTAAATACGGCGCCATCGGTTCCTTTGCAGCTCGACAGATGGCTAGGGCATTCGATGAAATAGGCGTCACGGTGGACGATACAGGGAAGCGCCAAGCCTGGCTTGGGGCCGAGGCGGCCGCAACATACGAAAGAAAGGCAAACTGTGATGTTCTCGCAGGCTCGGACAGCACCGCATGGCATCCGATGCGAGCGCTGCCTGTTATGCCAGGGCTAGAGATTGCTTTCGAGGCCTTCGTTTCGGCCGTGGCGGGGGACTATCGAGCCCTGATAGATTTCAAGGTTCTTCACTTGGAGATGTTCACCGACCTGCAGATTTTTTTCCTGGCATACTGCTACTCCATATGCTCTAAGAGGCCCCAAACCATGCGCGACGAATGCAACGTCCCGGCCATGAACTCACCCATATTTGCTGAAGTTTTTCACTGCCCCGTGAAATCGCCTATGAACCCACCAAACAAGTGCACATTTTTCGACAGGTGA